The proteins below are encoded in one region of Misgurnus anguillicaudatus chromosome 24, ASM2758022v2, whole genome shotgun sequence:
- the dynll2a gene encoding dynein, light chain, LC8-type 2a, which yields MTDRKAVIKNADMSEDMQQDAVDCATQAMEKYNIEKDIAAYIKKEFDKKYNPTWHCIVGRNFGSYVTHETKHFIYFYLGQVAILLFKSG from the exons ATGACTGACAGGAAGGCTGTGATCAAGAACGCTGACATGTCTGAAGACATGCAGCAAGATGCAGTCGATTGTGCCACgcaggccatggagaaatacaaCATCGAGAAGGACATTGCCGCATATATCAAAAAG GAGTTCGATAAGAAATACAATCCTACGTGGCATTGCATTGTGGGGAGGAACTTCGGCAGCTATGTGACCCACGAGACGAAACACTTCATCTACTTCTACTTGGGCCAGGTGGCCATTCTCCTGTTCAAGTCTGGCTGA
- the srsf1a gene encoding serine/arginine-rich splicing factor 1A, protein MSGGSVIRGPAGSNDCRIYVGNLPPDIRTKDVEDVFYKYGAIRDIDLKNRRGGPPFAFVEFEDPRDAEDAVYARDGYDYDGYRLRVEFPRSGRGMGRGGFGGGGGGGGGGGGGGGGGGGGAPRGRYGPPSRRSEYRVIVSGLPPSGSWQDLKDHMREAGDVCYADVFRDGTGVVEFVRKEDMTYAVRKLDNTKFRSHEGETAYIRVKVDGPRSPSYGRSRSRSRSRSRSRSRSNNRSRSYSPRRSRGSPQYSPRHSRSRSRS, encoded by the exons ATGTCTGGTGGTAGTGTAATCCGCGGCCCTGCTGGGAGTAATGACTGCCGCATCTACGTGGGGAATTTGCCTCCTGATATACGCACAAAAGATGTCGAAGATGTGTTTTATAAGTACGGAGCAATTCGAGATATCGACCTGAAAAACAGGCGAGGCGGACCTCCATTCGCCTTTGTCGAGTTTGAAGACCCCAG GGACGCAGAGGATGCCGTATACGCTCGAGACGGCTATGACTATGATGGTTATCGGCTTCGAGTGGAGTTCCCCAGGAGTGGACGGGGCATGGGAAGAGGTGGTTTTGGAGGAGGAGGTGGTGGCGGCGGCGGTGGTGGAGGAGGTGGCGGCGGCGGTGGGGGTGGGGCTCCAAGGGGTAGATATGGACCCCCATCCAGACGGTCCGAGTATAGAGTGATTGTTTCAG GTCTTCCACCGAGTGGTAGCTGGCAGGATTTGAAGGATCACATGCGTGAAGCAGGTGATGTATGTTATGCTGACGTTTTCCGCGATGGAACTGGTGTGGTGGAGTTTGTTCGCAAAGAAGACATGACCTACGCTGTTCGCAAACTGGATAACACAAAATTCCGGTCACATGAG GGAGAAACTGCATACATCCGTGTGAAGGTGGATGGTCCCCGCAGTCCCAGCTATGGAAGATCGAGGTCAAGAAGCCGCAGTCGGAGCAGGAGTCGCAGTCGCAGCAACAACCGCAGCCGCAGCTACTCTCCGCGGCGCAGCAGAGGATCCCCGCAGTACTCTCCTCGTCATAGCCGTTCTCGCTCCCGGTCCTAA
- the aldoca gene encoding fructose-bisphosphate aldolase C-A → MTHQFPSLTTEQKKELHGIALRIVSPGKGILAADESIGSMGKRLNQIGVENTEENRRLYRQVLFTADDRIDSCIGGVIFFHETLYQNSDDGVPFVKMIKEKGITVGIKVDKGVVPLPGTNGETTAQGLDGLSERCAQYKKDGADFAKWRCVMKISGTTPSNLCITENARVLARYASVCQQHGIVPIVEPEILPDGDHDLKRCQFVTERVLAAVYKAMFDHHVYLEGTLLKPNMVTPGHGCPTKYSAEEVAMATLTALRRTVPPAVTGVTFLSGGQSEEEASINLNAINNCPLVKPWPLTFSFGRALQASALKTWRGQRENETAATEEFIKRAEINSLASQGKYTTGGDSSGATGLSHYLSSYAY, encoded by the exons ATGACCCACCAGTTTCCTTCCCTCACCACTGAGCAAAAGAAAGAGCTTCATGGGATAGCTCTTCGCATAGTGTCTCCAGGGAAAGGCATCCTAGCTGCGGATGAGTCTATAG GAAGTATGGGGAAGCGTTTGAACCAAATAGGAGTGGAGAACACAGAGGAGAACCGTCGTCTCTACCGCCAGGTGCTCTTTACTGCCGATGACCGCATTGACAGCTGTATTGGTGGGGTTATCTTCTTCCACGAAACGCTCTACCAGAACTCTGATGATGGCGTCCCATTTGTTAAGATGATAAAAGAAAAGGGCATCACTGTAGGAATCAAG GTTGACAAAGGTGTAGTGCCCTTGCCAGGGACTAATGGAGAGACCACTGCACAAG GTCTGGATGGCCTTTCAGAACGCTGTGCTCAGTATAAAAAGGACGGAGCTGACTTTGCAAAGTGGCGCTGTGTTATGAAAATCAGTGGCACCACCCCGTCCAATCTGTGTATTACTGAAAATGCAAGGGTTCTTGCCCGCTATGCTAGCGTCTGTCAGCAG CATGGAATCGTACCAATAGTGGAACCTGAGATCCTACCTGACGGAGACCATGATTTGAAGCGATGCCAGTTTGTCACAGAGAGG GTGCTTGCAGCGGTGTACAAAGCCATGTTTGATCATCATGTGTATCTGGAAGGCACACTACTCAAACCCAACATGGTGACGCCCGGACACGGCTGCCCAACCAAATACAGTGCAGAAGAAGTTGCCATGGCAACACTCACGGCTTTGCGCCGTACTGTCCCACCTGCAGTCACAG GAGTGACGTTTCTCTCAGGCGGTCAAAGTGAAGAGGAGGCTTCCATTAACCTTAATGCCATCAATAACTGCCCGCTGGTGAAACCCTGGCCTCTCACCTTCTCATTTGGTCGAGCTCTGCAAGCCTCGGCACTAAAGACCTGGCGTGGACAGAGAGAAAATGAGACCGCTGCAACTGAGGAGTTCATCAAACGGGCAGAG ATCAACAGCCTGGCATCTCAAGGAAAGTACACGACTGGTGGGGACAGCAGTGGAGCTACTGGTCTATCCCATTACCTGTCCAGCTATGCATATTAA
- the LOC129437815 gene encoding ribosomal protein S6 kinase-related protein, producing MGGDESKNKSPASQEKVRSLSCRKRFLSLPTRIPHNLFRRSGFSKPSQKDSNPQWTLPAFISVFLPEFPQRFTGHVHLQILGFIAKGSFGPILKVKDVCKDVTYAIKVLPKAEVLKHRVLQQSKEEVIVQRQVRHPFLLSLQDCWQSPNNLFIMCDYCSTGDLYTYWTLKGCFDENEIRVFAAELGSALGFLHDFGIIHRDVKMENILLTDEGHLRLTDFGLSRRLERGDRAFTICGTIQYMAPEVLCGGPYGHAADWWSLGILIYALATGGFPIPAEADHCKMLARVSEHPYDMPAGISPDLAFLLIELLCKIPTRRLRSLELFQNQRFFHGMSFDSQMLQKSPIAPILELKDHPDRQEKSTRGLSLDLLQNFECDLLNSSSTP from the exons TCACCAGCATCACAGGAGAAGGTGAGATCCCTGTCCTGTCGCAAGAGGTTTCTGTCTCTCCCCACTCGAATTCCTCACAATCTGTTTAGACGCAGTGGATTCTCTAAACCTTCACAGAAAGACTCAAACCCACAGTGGACATTGCCagcttttatttctgttttccTCCCTGAGTTTCCACAGAGGTTTACAGGACATGTTCATTTACAG ATTCTTGGGTTTATAGCTAAAGGCTCATTTGGTCCTATCCTAAAGGTGAAGGACGTATGTAAAGATGTGACTTATGCTATCAAG GTTTTACCCAAAGCTGAGGTTTTGAAGCACAGAGTCCTCCAGCAGTCAAAAGAAGAGGTGATAGTTCAA CGACAAGTCAGACATCCTTTCCTCCTCAGTCTCCAGGACTGCTGGCAGAGTCCGAACAATCTCTTCATCA TGTGTGATTATTGCAGTACTGGGGATCTGTATACTTACTGGACACTGAAGGGCTGTTTTGATGAGAATGAGATTCGAGTGTTTGCTGCCGAATTGGGTTCTGCTTTGG GTTTTCTACATGACTTTGGAATAATACATAGGGATGTGAAG ATGGAGAACATCCTACTGACTGATGAAG GTCACCTCCGCTTGACTGATTTTGGGCTGTCTCGTCGCCTTGAGCGTGGGGATAGAGCCTTCACTATCTGTGGCACAATACAATACATGG CTCCTGAGGTCCTTTGTGGTGGTCCCTATGGCCATGCTGCAGACTGGTGGTCTCTTGGAATTCTCATCTACGCTTTGGCCACTGGAGGG TTTCCTATTCCTGCGGAAGCAGACCACTGTAAGATGCTGGCCAGGGTCAGTGAACATCCTTATGACATGCCTGCCGGCATCAGTCCAGATTTGGCCTTTCTGCTCATAGAG CTTCTTTGCAAGATCCCCACACGACGCTTGCGTTCCCTGGAGCTCTTCCAAAACCAGAGGTTTTTCCACGGCATGTCCTTTGATTCCCAAATGCTGCAGAAAAGTCCTATCGCGCCAATCCTGGAGCTAAAGGATCATCCTGACCGACAAGAAAAGTCCACGAGAGGTCTATCATTAGATCTGCTTCAGAATTTTGAGTGTGACCTGCTGAACTCTTCATCCACTCCTTAA